In a genomic window of Occallatibacter riparius:
- a CDS encoding glycoside hydrolase family 97 protein, translating to MLRARLIFSCLFLSLSLHGAPAQDDAGLPRVESPNGAVSMMLLTRPGAKSGLHYIVEFHGKRVFDESLLGLKFDGQPPLGPGMKQVAVKPSQADETYTIPAGKTSQVRDHYNAIRADFEDDANRKLTVEIRAYDDGIAFRMIVPDQPGLKQVRLEKELTDFRFSKDAMTYPLLLDGYQSSYEDEYQARNVSGIHNDWLIGLPLLTEIPGVAWVGITEADIENYAGMYLRKGDERLALRTQLSPRIDHPSIAVEGDAPLTTPWRVLMIADNPGRLIESNIVLNLNPPSKIADTSWIKAGKTSWDWWSGDYAANVTFTPGMNTATLKHYIDFSAASGFPYMLIDAGWALANRKSPDDYAAVADITKFDPAVDMPELLRYAKEKNVKLWLWSHWTSVDKYMDKAFPLFEQWGIAGVKIDFMQRDDQQMVAWYRHVVDLAAQYHLMIDFHGAFKPDGLRRTYPNLITREGVMGKEYLKWSARTSPVHNTTLPFTRMLAGPLDYTPGAFGNANRETFVGRNVQPMSLGTRAHELALYVVLESPLQMVSDYPERYAGQHDFEFIKQVPATWDEVRVLGGRPMENITVARRSGKDWYIGSITNWDARTVRVPLDFLGEGKYTAEIYADAPDADQNATHTTFSTQPVDKTSILDVKMVSGGGNAIWVHPSS from the coding sequence ATGTTGCGTGCCCGGCTAATATTCTCTTGCCTCTTCCTTTCTCTCTCACTTCATGGAGCACCTGCTCAGGATGACGCCGGTCTTCCCCGCGTCGAATCTCCCAACGGCGCAGTCTCCATGATGCTGTTGACGCGTCCCGGCGCGAAAAGCGGCCTGCACTACATTGTTGAATTCCACGGCAAGCGCGTCTTCGATGAGTCCCTGCTCGGATTGAAGTTCGACGGGCAACCGCCACTCGGACCCGGGATGAAGCAAGTCGCAGTCAAGCCGAGCCAAGCCGACGAGACCTATACAATTCCGGCCGGCAAAACTAGCCAGGTCCGCGACCATTACAACGCAATCCGCGCCGATTTTGAGGACGATGCCAACCGTAAGCTCACGGTCGAAATCCGAGCTTACGACGACGGGATCGCATTTCGCATGATCGTGCCCGACCAGCCCGGCCTCAAGCAAGTCCGTCTCGAGAAAGAACTCACAGACTTCCGCTTCAGCAAGGATGCCATGACCTATCCGCTACTCCTCGATGGTTACCAGTCCTCCTATGAAGACGAGTACCAGGCGCGCAATGTGAGTGGTATCCATAACGATTGGCTCATAGGGCTGCCCCTTCTCACGGAAATTCCGGGCGTCGCGTGGGTGGGAATCACCGAGGCTGACATCGAGAACTATGCCGGCATGTACCTGCGCAAGGGTGACGAGCGCCTCGCATTGCGCACGCAACTCTCGCCTCGGATCGACCATCCCTCGATAGCAGTTGAAGGCGACGCGCCGCTTACCACGCCATGGCGTGTGCTCATGATCGCTGACAATCCCGGCCGTCTGATCGAATCGAACATCGTTCTGAATCTCAATCCGCCCTCAAAGATTGCCGACACCTCATGGATTAAAGCCGGAAAGACATCATGGGACTGGTGGTCCGGCGACTACGCCGCCAACGTAACCTTCACGCCAGGCATGAACACTGCCACGCTCAAACACTACATCGACTTCTCCGCCGCATCTGGCTTCCCCTACATGCTCATTGACGCGGGCTGGGCGCTGGCCAATCGCAAATCGCCCGACGATTACGCAGCGGTTGCAGACATCACCAAATTCGATCCCGCTGTCGACATGCCCGAGCTGCTTCGCTATGCGAAGGAGAAGAACGTAAAGCTCTGGCTTTGGTCGCACTGGACGTCAGTCGACAAATACATGGACAAGGCCTTCCCGCTCTTCGAGCAGTGGGGCATCGCGGGCGTCAAGATCGACTTCATGCAACGGGACGATCAGCAGATGGTGGCCTGGTATCGTCACGTCGTGGATCTCGCCGCACAGTATCACCTCATGATTGACTTCCACGGCGCCTTCAAGCCTGACGGCCTACGCCGCACGTATCCGAACCTGATCACGCGCGAAGGTGTCATGGGCAAGGAGTATCTCAAGTGGAGCGCCCGCACCTCGCCCGTCCATAACACCACACTTCCGTTCACACGCATGCTCGCAGGGCCGCTCGACTACACGCCTGGCGCCTTCGGCAATGCGAACCGCGAGACCTTCGTCGGCCGCAACGTGCAGCCCATGAGCCTTGGCACGCGCGCGCATGAACTCGCGTTGTATGTGGTCCTTGAGAGCCCTCTCCAGATGGTCTCCGACTATCCTGAGCGCTACGCAGGTCAGCACGACTTCGAATTTATTAAGCAGGTACCCGCCACGTGGGATGAAGTGCGCGTCCTCGGTGGGCGCCCGATGGAGAACATCACCGTGGCGCGGCGCAGCGGTAAGGACTGGTACATCGGCTCCATTACCAACTGGGATGCCCGCACTGTGCGCGTGCCGCTCGATTTTCTTGGGGAAGGGAAATACACGGCCGAAATTTACGCCGACGCCCCCGACGCCGACCAGAACGCTACCCACACCACATTCAGCACGCAGCCGGTCGATAAGACTTCGATCCTTGACGTGAAGATGGTTTCCGGCGGGGGGAACGCGATCTGGGTTCATCCATCGTCGTAG
- a CDS encoding LacI family DNA-binding transcriptional regulator, producing the protein MPRKGTRKTVAKAADIRTVAALAKVSIATVSRTINGSPAVSDRLSKRVWQAIEQLNYFPNTHARSLVSGRSRLFGIIVENITNPFFPELIQSFEEVAVANGYEILVSSSNSDPAILTTCVRRMLERKVEGVAVLTFGEEEPVLDQLAHHNVPLVLAEFKLDDPKSSTILLDYSTGFKAAVRHLVGLGHRKIAFLAGPHTLHSAITRENDFRNAMQEAGLPVDPASVIVCDHTLRGGVAGFEKLQTLGTRPTAVICSNDMTAIGVLRAGYMKGLRVPQDLSVVGLDDIDFCEFTLPPLTTIRLSRTDLARASFDALRQQAEAAPAAQIQREFLVSTSLVIRESTAPPGWV; encoded by the coding sequence GTGCCCCGGAAAGGAACCCGCAAGACCGTCGCCAAAGCGGCGGATATCCGCACCGTCGCCGCATTGGCCAAAGTGTCAATCGCCACGGTGTCGCGCACAATCAACGGTTCGCCGGCTGTAAGCGACCGCCTGAGCAAGCGCGTTTGGCAGGCCATTGAGCAGTTGAACTACTTCCCCAACACCCATGCGCGGAGCCTTGTCTCCGGGCGCAGCCGGCTCTTCGGCATCATCGTGGAAAACATCACGAACCCGTTCTTCCCTGAGCTGATCCAGAGCTTCGAAGAAGTGGCGGTGGCCAACGGCTACGAAATCCTTGTCAGTTCATCAAACAGTGATCCAGCCATCCTGACAACCTGCGTGCGACGCATGCTCGAGCGCAAGGTGGAAGGCGTTGCAGTGCTGACCTTCGGCGAGGAAGAGCCCGTGCTTGATCAGCTGGCGCACCATAACGTCCCGCTGGTGCTGGCCGAATTCAAGTTGGATGACCCGAAGAGCAGTACGATCCTGCTGGACTACTCAACCGGCTTCAAGGCAGCGGTCAGGCACCTGGTTGGCCTCGGGCACCGAAAGATCGCTTTTCTTGCCGGACCTCACACACTACACTCGGCAATCACGCGCGAGAACGACTTTCGCAATGCGATGCAGGAAGCGGGGTTGCCGGTAGATCCAGCTTCCGTAATTGTCTGCGATCACACTCTGCGTGGCGGCGTTGCTGGTTTTGAGAAATTACAGACGCTGGGTACGCGTCCCACGGCGGTCATCTGCTCGAACGATATGACCGCCATCGGCGTGCTGCGCGCCGGCTACATGAAAGGCCTGCGCGTACCGCAGGACCTGTCTGTAGTTGGACTGGACGACATCGACTTCTGCGAATTCACGCTGCCGCCGCTGACCACTATCCGGCTGTCCCGCACCGACTTGGCAAGGGCTTCCTTCGATGCTTTGCGTCAGCAGGCAGAAGCTGCACCCGCAGCACAGATACAACGCGAGTTTCTGGTCTCGACGAGCCTGGTAATTCGGGAGTCGACCGCCCCGCCAGGATGGGTTTAG
- a CDS encoding lysophospholipid acyltransferase family protein has translation MNLRTVRRALALIWALAFCMVRLVLMRVGGPLTAVQRALWLQSACRGVLRSVGVRCTVSGTPPTHGLVVSNHLSYLDIAVFSSVMPCVFVSKAEIAKWPYFGLAARAGGTIFLDRSSRASAAAAASEIAERLRLPVPVLLFPEGTSTDGSEVLRFHSALFQPAIDEHASVTAAALRYVPDGDLRESEYCWYGDADFLAHLWKLLRAPGFSAEIVFGEPALHSDRRTAALANHESIVEMRAHSVRAVHVHA, from the coding sequence ATGAACCTTCGCACAGTCCGCCGCGCACTCGCGCTCATATGGGCTCTCGCATTCTGCATGGTGCGCCTCGTGCTGATGCGGGTCGGCGGCCCGCTGACCGCGGTGCAGCGTGCGCTCTGGCTGCAGAGCGCCTGCCGCGGAGTCTTGCGCAGCGTCGGCGTGCGTTGCACAGTTAGCGGAACGCCGCCCACGCATGGCCTTGTCGTATCCAATCACCTGAGCTACCTCGATATCGCAGTCTTCAGCAGCGTGATGCCCTGCGTATTCGTCTCGAAAGCCGAAATAGCGAAGTGGCCGTACTTCGGCCTCGCCGCGCGTGCGGGCGGCACTATTTTCCTCGACCGCTCCAGCAGAGCATCCGCGGCTGCGGCCGCCAGCGAAATTGCGGAACGGCTTAGACTCCCCGTTCCCGTGTTGCTCTTTCCTGAAGGCACCAGCACGGACGGGTCAGAAGTGCTGCGCTTTCACTCGGCATTATTCCAGCCGGCCATCGATGAGCACGCGTCCGTCACAGCTGCCGCTTTGCGTTATGTGCCTGACGGCGATCTTCGTGAAAGCGAGTACTGCTGGTACGGAGATGCGGACTTCCTCGCCCACCTCTGGAAGCTGCTCCGGGCACCGGGCTTTTCGGCGGAAATTGTTTTTGGCGAGCCGGCTCTCCACTCCGATAGGCGCACCGCCGCTCTAGCCAATCATGAATCTATAGTGGAAATGCGCGCACATTCGGTCCGCGCGGTTCATGTTCACGCCTGA
- a CDS encoding alpha/beta hydrolase: MTSLGASVKAGRKAATARLRSIDLTGPEGRLEAVVNEGQPDAPFAALVCHPHPKGGGTLHNKVVYHAMKVLNAPEWGLRWPVLRFNFRGTGLSEGEHDGKDEWNDVLAALNWLENEYALPIIVAGFSFGAAMALKACTETGTPVRAVAALGLPTHAAGRTYRYSFLKHLHLPKLFLSGDQDQYAPRDELETLIAAASEPRKLVLVPGADHFFTGHLALMQSSLAGWLKEQAL; this comes from the coding sequence ATGACCAGCCTAGGCGCATCCGTGAAGGCCGGCCGCAAGGCAGCGACAGCGCGATTGCGCAGCATTGACCTCACGGGCCCGGAAGGTCGCCTCGAAGCGGTGGTCAACGAGGGCCAACCCGATGCACCCTTCGCCGCCCTCGTCTGCCATCCGCATCCTAAAGGCGGCGGCACCCTTCACAATAAGGTTGTCTACCACGCCATGAAGGTACTGAACGCGCCTGAGTGGGGCCTGCGCTGGCCGGTGCTTCGATTCAACTTCCGCGGGACCGGGCTGAGTGAGGGCGAACACGACGGCAAGGACGAGTGGAATGATGTGCTAGCAGCGCTTAACTGGCTTGAAAACGAGTACGCGCTGCCGATTATCGTCGCTGGGTTCAGCTTCGGCGCCGCCATGGCCCTCAAGGCCTGCACGGAGACGGGAACTCCCGTGCGAGCTGTGGCAGCTCTCGGCCTGCCCACGCATGCCGCCGGAAGAACCTACCGCTATTCATTTCTGAAACATCTTCATCTACCCAAGCTGTTCCTCAGCGGCGACCAGGATCAATACGCTCCGCGTGACGAGCTCGAGACCCTGATTGCCGCCGCATCTGAACCGCGAAAACTGGTGCTTGTTCCCGGCGCCGATCATTTCTTTACCGGCCACCTGGCGTTGATGCAGAGCTCCCTGGCCGGTTGGTTGAAGGAGCAAGCGCTATGA
- a CDS encoding glycerate kinase type-2 family protein, which translates to MTPVSDAALENLHATATEIFTGALAACSIESAFDRRLRFEGNVLHRLMPDGSGPDTIDLSHYKRVFVIALGKAAGPMVEVLLERMKRRKGLRGICCSSVLPKRRNWRFRYFEGGHPLPNEDSFAAARAALAMLKKAKKDTLVFFLISGGGSALFDLPIDPAITLEDTRAFHQALLASGAPIDQINTLRKHFSQVKGGRLAMAAPEALKVSLLLPDVPLRSLDALSSGPTSPDHSTVEDVRAIIAKYELNEKFPAQVRQFFEREDMPESPGNKKQRPLLPKIAEAVLARRITAAATMKDEDDAFRDSVFEILLSSHDLVENARAVAQRAGYFVAVDNSCDDWDYADAARYLLEQFHTLRSAHQRLCLVSAGEVTVTLNRTPGAGGRNQQFALACALELAKHPGEAMTVLSAGTDGIDGNTQSAGAISDPTTIARAEAFGFDPARSLAEFNACPLFTALGDSVVTGPTGHNLRDLRLLISG; encoded by the coding sequence ATGACCCCGGTGAGCGACGCGGCTCTCGAGAACCTGCACGCAACGGCAACAGAAATTTTCACCGGTGCGCTGGCGGCGTGCAGCATCGAATCGGCTTTCGACCGACGGTTGCGATTCGAAGGTAACGTACTGCATCGCCTGATGCCGGACGGCAGCGGCCCGGATACGATCGACCTCTCGCATTACAAGCGCGTATTCGTAATCGCGCTGGGCAAGGCGGCTGGGCCGATGGTGGAGGTGCTGCTGGAACGCATGAAGCGGAGAAAGGGACTGCGGGGCATCTGCTGCTCAAGCGTCCTGCCGAAAAGACGCAACTGGCGATTTCGGTACTTCGAGGGCGGGCACCCTCTGCCGAACGAGGACTCGTTCGCCGCCGCACGGGCCGCATTGGCAATGCTGAAGAAAGCGAAGAAGGATACGCTGGTCTTCTTCCTCATCTCTGGCGGCGGGTCGGCGCTGTTTGACCTGCCGATTGATCCAGCGATCACCCTGGAGGACACACGCGCCTTCCACCAGGCGCTGCTGGCGTCGGGCGCACCGATCGACCAGATCAACACACTGCGTAAGCACTTCTCGCAGGTGAAAGGTGGTCGGCTGGCGATGGCAGCGCCAGAAGCACTGAAGGTGTCACTGCTGCTGCCCGACGTGCCGCTGCGTTCGCTGGACGCATTGTCCTCGGGACCGACGTCGCCGGACCACAGCACGGTCGAGGATGTACGCGCCATCATCGCGAAGTACGAGTTGAACGAAAAGTTTCCGGCCCAGGTACGCCAATTCTTCGAGCGCGAAGACATGCCGGAGTCGCCGGGAAACAAGAAGCAGCGTCCGCTGCTTCCGAAGATCGCAGAAGCGGTGCTGGCGCGGCGGATCACGGCCGCCGCAACCATGAAAGACGAGGACGACGCATTTCGCGACTCTGTCTTCGAGATTCTGCTCTCGAGCCACGACCTGGTTGAGAATGCTCGAGCCGTTGCCCAGAGAGCCGGCTACTTCGTGGCGGTCGACAATAGCTGCGACGACTGGGACTATGCCGATGCGGCCCGCTATCTCCTGGAGCAGTTCCACACTCTCCGCTCTGCGCATCAGCGGCTCTGCCTCGTATCCGCGGGAGAGGTGACGGTGACACTGAATCGCACGCCGGGTGCAGGCGGCCGCAATCAACAGTTCGCGCTGGCCTGCGCACTGGAGTTGGCGAAGCACCCGGGCGAGGCGATGACAGTGCTGAGCGCTGGCACCGACGGTATCGACGGCAACACGCAATCTGCGGGCGCCATTTCCGACCCGACGACGATTGCGCGCGCCGAGGCTTTCGGGTTTGACCCGGCGCGATCACTGGCGGAGTTCAACGCGTGCCCGCTGTTCACGGCCCTGGGCGATTCGGTTGTGACCGGACCGACGGGCCACAACCTGCGCGATCTGCGGTTGCTGATCTCGGGCTGA
- a CDS encoding GNAT family N-acetyltransferase has translation MNPPIVDTATVEPAVPTACVVEVPVPQRTSLRAPIGSSPRVHAEVGRYRLRLAETAEDREAACRLRFRVFNLELGEGLESSYETGLDTDPFDRFCEHLLVEDKHQENSSRAIVGTYRMQSGITAALNLGYYSEQEFDLSLYESLRPEILELGRASIDRDHRTPEVLTLLWRGIAQYATDAGLRYLIGCSSLNSRNPGEGWDLYRQLENYRVGSGSSTHPTPAYECPMEKITRADADSMTVEAVKVPRLLKTYLAIGARIAAPPAWDRAFGTIDFLTILDLKLLSSAARNRFLAPLAQ, from the coding sequence GTGAATCCGCCCATTGTCGACACGGCTACAGTTGAGCCGGCAGTTCCAACTGCCTGCGTTGTTGAAGTTCCTGTTCCCCAGCGCACGTCGCTTCGTGCGCCGATTGGTTCCTCGCCTCGCGTTCACGCGGAAGTCGGGCGCTACCGGTTGCGTCTTGCTGAAACAGCTGAAGATCGGGAAGCCGCATGCCGTTTGCGCTTCCGCGTCTTCAATCTGGAACTAGGCGAGGGCCTCGAAAGCTCCTATGAGACGGGGCTCGATACGGATCCATTTGACAGGTTTTGCGAGCACCTCCTTGTGGAAGACAAGCATCAGGAGAATTCCTCGCGTGCCATTGTCGGCACGTACCGCATGCAGTCGGGCATCACCGCCGCCTTGAACCTTGGCTACTACTCCGAGCAAGAGTTCGACCTATCGCTATACGAATCATTGCGTCCCGAAATTCTAGAGTTGGGTCGCGCATCCATCGACCGCGATCACCGCACGCCGGAGGTTCTGACCTTACTGTGGCGGGGCATCGCGCAGTACGCCACGGATGCGGGGCTCCGCTACCTGATTGGGTGTTCTTCGCTCAATTCGCGCAATCCCGGCGAAGGATGGGACCTCTATCGCCAGTTGGAGAATTACCGCGTCGGATCGGGATCTAGCACGCATCCAACACCTGCTTATGAATGCCCGATGGAGAAGATCACGCGTGCTGACGCAGACAGCATGACTGTGGAAGCGGTCAAGGTTCCCAGGTTGCTCAAGACTTATCTCGCTATCGGCGCCCGCATCGCGGCACCGCCGGCGTGGGATCGCGCATTCGGCACGATAGACTTCCTGACTATACTCGATCTAAAGTTGCTGTCGTCGGCGGCGCGTAACCGGTTCCTGGCGCCGCTCGCACAGTAG
- a CDS encoding M20/M25/M40 family metallo-hydrolase encodes MSQNAPIDPIRLTHQLVDIESTTYGEGRCGDFLADYLAGRGWEVEKMEVPPPTDCAPCGPRWNVYAGPAGQSPDLVFSTHIDTVPPYIPFSEDEEFLYGRGVCDAKGIMAAQVAAAEALRADSYRIGLLFVSGEERDSAGAKVANERPKGSRFLINGEPTDNRLAIASKGALRSILRASGTMAHSAYPELGDSAIHKLIEVLGRLLKLDLPVTEDVGPTTVNVGLVNGGRAPNVIADKAEAQVLTRLVGDGAPVRQAILEASEGLADVDFTLEIPFVRLRAVPGLPTMIAKFTTDIPWLSNWGEPLLLGPGSIHVAHTPYEKIAKRELVEAVDLYAKVAKQLLAG; translated from the coding sequence ATGTCCCAGAATGCTCCGATCGACCCTATCCGGTTGACCCATCAACTTGTTGACATTGAATCCACTACGTACGGTGAGGGTCGGTGCGGCGATTTTCTGGCGGACTACCTTGCCGGTCGCGGTTGGGAAGTGGAGAAGATGGAGGTTCCGCCTCCGACGGATTGCGCTCCCTGCGGCCCGCGCTGGAATGTATACGCTGGTCCGGCCGGCCAGTCGCCGGACCTAGTTTTTTCGACGCACATCGATACCGTTCCGCCGTACATTCCTTTTAGTGAGGACGAGGAATTCCTCTATGGACGCGGTGTTTGCGATGCGAAGGGCATCATGGCGGCGCAGGTCGCTGCCGCCGAAGCGCTCAGGGCGGACAGCTATCGGATCGGGTTGCTCTTTGTGTCCGGCGAAGAGCGCGACTCCGCAGGAGCCAAAGTAGCCAACGAGCGCCCTAAAGGCAGCCGGTTCCTCATTAATGGGGAGCCGACGGATAATCGCCTGGCGATCGCTTCGAAGGGTGCTCTGCGTTCGATCCTTCGCGCTTCCGGAACTATGGCGCATTCGGCGTACCCGGAGTTGGGCGACTCTGCGATTCACAAACTGATTGAAGTGCTCGGGCGCCTGCTAAAGCTCGATCTGCCGGTCACAGAAGACGTCGGTCCGACGACAGTGAACGTGGGCCTCGTCAACGGCGGCCGCGCTCCGAACGTCATTGCAGATAAGGCGGAAGCCCAGGTTCTGACTAGGCTTGTGGGTGACGGTGCTCCTGTTCGTCAGGCCATCCTCGAAGCGTCTGAAGGACTCGCGGACGTTGATTTCACACTGGAGATTCCGTTTGTCCGGTTGCGCGCCGTGCCAGGTTTGCCGACCATGATCGCCAAGTTCACGACGGACATTCCATGGTTGAGCAACTGGGGCGAGCCGCTGCTGCTTGGTCCTGGATCCATCCACGTGGCGCATACTCCGTACGAGAAGATCGCCAAGCGCGAACTGGTTGAGGCGGTCGACCTTTACGCGAAGGTGGCGAAGCAGCTCCTGGCCGGCTAA